One bacterium DNA segment encodes these proteins:
- the smc gene encoding chromosome segregation protein SMC, whose protein sequence is MPFLKSLSIFGFKSFAEKTTFKFQDGLTAVVGPNGCGKSNIYEAIRWVLGEQNPYLLRSKSMTNVIFNGSEQQKPLGVAEVSLAIENSTKILPIEFNEVSITRRLFRSGESEYLLNKAPCRLKDITQLFLDTGLGHAAYSLIEQNKVDFVVNSKAADRKAIFEEAAGIAKYKVKKQEAISKLQLTSQNLIRIDDLLTEISRQRDSLYRQAKKTQRYLEIKTQLQNLEITLFEDEYRILNAAYDACSKEYERIARDSKQINSNLTRLNSLLTDKKLQVKNKEAEIKNLQPIIFNLAQEIQRINGQLLQQKEKEANIDSQLARIDTEIKSSKDKIDNLSKEITTEEKNKEEALKELEQTLQNLTQQETILSELEQEKEKKTTQLEEAKIEMIDFLNQLAHIRNQLSQAQIEQKNIKLRMQRLMEEEEKTTFKKETIEKNLDKLKKQIDEEENKIINLKKRLAQAQSKKEITTQEVNKTDSQINTLREEMKVISGRLSTLQELQKKLDGYLPGVKTILTSTNLLPEIAGVVVDLIDFDHRFEKAIEVSLGENIQAVILNTTTQAEQIIPFLKEKKAQRVTFIPLEEVKAPWMSPAGGGLRGRISPAGGGKGVEGWALDLINYDKKFQPAFEYLLGNVLVAKDLPTATKIIKNSSQHLRIATLDGELIDSNGIIQGGLPKISGESLINRKKQIMELTKKLSNIELQLKELEEKKLKEQTELSSIQLDLTNLQVNIHSQEIIVSNLKRDFSQTGEIKEENLRQLTSLKEEKSNLHQELIELNEKIKELKSEEETKNTTNVQNESFISALVQEVKTKEAILKDKMTTVTQIRVKFAQLTQLEESLTLQINRLKDSLKDLEKEIDRLNEETNWLLKEKERETKREIDYEKEIEDRIKEKEEGDIILNKLQDEDQLLQQAILNIEEEIKTTQQKENDTKNSLHQIELQSTEHKLKMENITNHLLQEYKFSISPDKEPNMTISKQELLEEIEKSRQKLEAYKEVNLMAPAEYEEINKRFEFLNSQREDLINAKQDLQNLIQQIDTTSQELFDKTFSQIKANFEEIVKSLFEGGMGTLRLTNGASSEEVGIEINVQPPGKRLQSMSLLSGGEKALVSICLLFAIFLYKPSPFCVLDEVDAALDEANILRFNKLLKSFSQKTQFLIITHNKLTISNVSTLYGITMETPGVSKVLSVKLVNGNNQV, encoded by the coding sequence GTGCCTTTTCTTAAAAGCCTATCGATATTTGGCTTTAAATCCTTTGCAGAAAAAACTACCTTTAAATTCCAGGATGGACTAACTGCGGTTGTTGGACCTAATGGTTGCGGCAAAAGTAATATTTACGAAGCCATCCGCTGGGTTCTGGGTGAACAAAACCCCTATCTTTTACGCTCTAAGTCAATGACCAATGTCATCTTCAATGGCAGTGAACAACAAAAACCACTTGGTGTGGCTGAGGTATCTCTTGCCATCGAAAATTCCACGAAAATCCTACCCATTGAATTCAATGAGGTCTCCATCACCCGCAGATTATTTCGGTCTGGTGAAAGTGAATATCTATTAAATAAAGCCCCTTGCCGACTAAAAGACATTACCCAATTATTTTTAGATACCGGATTAGGGCATGCGGCTTATTCTTTGATAGAACAAAATAAGGTAGATTTTGTGGTTAATTCTAAAGCGGCAGACCGAAAAGCAATATTTGAAGAGGCGGCAGGGATTGCCAAATACAAGGTTAAAAAACAAGAGGCAATCTCTAAATTACAACTCACTTCTCAAAATCTTATTAGAATTGACGACCTGCTAACAGAAATTTCCAGACAAAGAGATTCACTCTATCGCCAGGCAAAAAAAACACAACGCTATCTTGAAATTAAAACGCAACTCCAAAACCTGGAAATAACCCTGTTCGAAGACGAATATAGAATTTTAAATGCCGCCTACGATGCCTGTTCAAAAGAATATGAACGAATCGCAAGAGACTCTAAACAGATAAACTCTAATTTAACCCGACTAAATTCCTTGCTCACAGATAAAAAACTCCAGGTTAAGAACAAAGAAGCAGAGATAAAAAATCTTCAACCGATTATCTTTAATTTAGCCCAGGAGATTCAAAGGATAAATGGACAACTTCTACAACAGAAAGAGAAAGAGGCTAATATTGATTCACAATTGGCTCGGATTGATACGGAAATCAAGTCATCAAAAGACAAGATTGATAATTTAAGTAAGGAAATTACTACCGAAGAAAAGAATAAAGAGGAGGCATTAAAAGAATTAGAACAAACCCTACAAAATTTAACCCAACAAGAAACTATTCTGTCTGAATTAGAACAAGAAAAAGAGAAAAAAACTACTCAATTAGAAGAGGCAAAGATTGAAATGATTGACTTTTTAAATCAACTTGCCCATATCCGCAATCAGTTAAGTCAAGCACAAATAGAACAAAAGAATATAAAACTCAGGATGCAACGACTAATGGAGGAAGAAGAAAAGACTACCTTTAAAAAAGAGACTATTGAAAAAAACCTGGATAAACTAAAAAAACAGATAGACGAAGAAGAGAATAAAATAATTAATCTGAAGAAAAGATTGGCTCAAGCACAATCTAAAAAAGAGATAACAACTCAAGAAGTGAATAAAACTGATTCACAGATAAATACACTGCGTGAAGAGATGAAGGTTATATCTGGCAGACTATCTACTCTGCAGGAATTACAGAAAAAATTAGATGGTTACTTACCCGGTGTCAAAACAATTCTTACTTCAACCAACCTACTCCCTGAAATTGCAGGGGTTGTGGTTGATTTGATAGATTTTGACCATAGATTCGAAAAGGCAATCGAGGTAAGTCTGGGAGAAAATATTCAAGCAGTAATCCTTAACACTACTACTCAGGCAGAACAAATAATCCCATTTCTTAAAGAGAAAAAAGCACAACGAGTTACCTTTATTCCGTTAGAGGAGGTTAAAGCCCCGTGGATGTCCCCCGCTGGAGGGGGATTAAGGGGGAGGATATCCCCCGCTGGCGGGGGTAAGGGGGTGGAAGGCTGGGCTTTGGACTTAATCAATTATGATAAAAAATTTCAACCTGCCTTTGAGTATCTTCTGGGAAATGTATTAGTCGCCAAAGACCTACCTACAGCCACTAAAATTATTAAAAACTCATCACAGCATCTTCGAATAGCAACCTTAGACGGCGAGTTGATAGACTCTAATGGCATTATTCAAGGCGGATTACCTAAAATTTCAGGCGAAAGTTTAATCAATCGCAAAAAACAGATTATGGAATTGACTAAAAAACTAAGTAACATTGAGCTTCAATTGAAAGAGTTAGAGGAGAAGAAATTAAAAGAACAAACTGAATTATCATCCATACAGCTTGATTTGACTAATCTCCAGGTAAATATTCATTCACAAGAAATTATCGTCTCTAATTTAAAACGCGATTTTTCTCAAACAGGTGAGATTAAAGAAGAAAATTTAAGACAACTGACTTCATTAAAAGAGGAAAAAAGCAATTTGCACCAGGAACTGATTGAACTAAATGAGAAGATTAAAGAACTAAAAAGTGAAGAGGAGACTAAAAATACTACCAATGTCCAGAATGAATCGTTTATTTCTGCACTTGTTCAGGAAGTCAAGACAAAAGAAGCTATCTTAAAGGATAAAATGACCACTGTAACTCAAATCAGGGTCAAGTTTGCTCAATTGACACAACTCGAAGAGAGTCTGACCCTGCAGATAAATAGGTTGAAGGATAGTCTAAAAGATTTAGAAAAGGAAATAGATAGATTAAATGAAGAGACAAATTGGCTACTTAAGGAAAAAGAACGAGAGACAAAAAGGGAAATTGATTATGAAAAAGAGATTGAAGACAGGATTAAAGAGAAAGAAGAAGGGGATATAATCTTAAATAAACTTCAGGATGAAGACCAATTGTTACAGCAGGCTATTTTAAATATAGAAGAAGAGATTAAAACTACCCAGCAGAAGGAAAATGATACAAAAAATAGTTTGCATCAGATTGAACTACAATCTACAGAACATAAATTAAAGATGGAAAATATCACCAACCATTTATTACAAGAATATAAATTCTCTATTTCACCGGATAAAGAACCGAATATGACCATATCTAAACAGGAATTATTAGAAGAGATAGAGAAATCCAGACAAAAATTAGAGGCATATAAAGAGGTAAATTTAATGGCGCCAGCAGAATACGAGGAGATAAACAAACGATTTGAATTCTTAAATTCCCAGCGCGAGGACTTAATTAATGCCAAACAGGATTTACAAAACTTGATTCAGCAAATCGATACAACATCACAGGAACTATTTGATAAAACATTTTCTCAAATTAAAGCCAATTTTGAAGAGATTGTTAAGAGTTTATTTGAAGGAGGAATGGGCACTTTAAGATTAACCAATGGTGCTTCTTCAGAAGAAGTGGGGATAGAGATAAATGTTCAACCACCCGGCAAACGCCTGCAAAGTATGTCACTTTTATCTGGAGGTGAAAAGGCATTAGTCTCCATCTGTCTATTATTTGCCATATTTCTGTATAAACCCAGTCCTTTTTGTGTCTTAGACGAAGTAGATGCGGCTTTAGATGAGGCGAATATTCTTCGGTTTAACAA
- a CDS encoding ABC transporter ATP-binding protein has translation MDEKLLEIKELKVSFFIDKRELPTIDGVNLCIDKGKTIGLVGESGCGKSLTAFSILRLLPEQAEIVGGEINFEGVDLLKYSKTQIRDIRGRRISMIFQNPSSSLNPVFTIGNQIAEAIHLPYREAEEKVKGLLKLVGLPAVERHFPHQLSGGMNQRVMIAMAIASNPAILIADEPTTALDVTIQTQILALLKNLQSKLNMSILLITHDLSIVAQMTDVVAIMYAGKIVEEATTNELFTQPVHPYTKVLLDCIPKLEKKTERLPYIPGSVPDSFTSISGCRFHPRCQFASSKCVLEEPPMKQIEDTHRVRCWKYSKN, from the coding sequence ATGGATGAAAAGTTGTTAGAAATAAAAGAGTTAAAGGTCTCCTTTTTTATTGATAAAAGAGAGTTACCAACGATAGATGGTGTCAATCTTTGCATAGATAAAGGTAAAACCATCGGGTTAGTTGGTGAATCAGGATGTGGAAAATCATTAACGGCTTTTTCGATACTTCGACTCCTTCCTGAGCAAGCAGAAATTGTTGGAGGCGAGATTAACTTTGAAGGAGTAGATTTATTAAAATATTCTAAGACACAAATTCGAGATATTCGAGGCAGGAGAATATCAATGATATTCCAGAACCCGTCTTCATCTCTAAATCCTGTTTTTACTATCGGTAATCAGATAGCTGAAGCAATCCATTTACCTTATCGAGAGGCAGAAGAAAAGGTCAAAGGACTACTAAAGTTAGTTGGTTTGCCTGCGGTTGAAAGGCACTTTCCCCATCAACTAAGTGGCGGGATGAATCAACGGGTGATGATTGCGATGGCGATAGCTTCCAATCCAGCAATTCTAATTGCAGACGAGCCAACAACGGCTTTAGATGTAACGATTCAAACACAAATTCTGGCGCTATTAAAAAATCTACAAAGCAAATTAAATATGTCCATATTATTAATTACGCATGATTTAAGTATTGTGGCTCAAATGACTGATGTGGTGGCGATTATGTATGCTGGCAAGATAGTTGAGGAGGCAACCACAAATGAACTTTTTACCCAGCCAGTTCATCCTTATACGAAAGTACTTTTAGATTGTATTCCGAAACTTGAGAAAAAAACTGAGCGATTACCTTATATCCCGGGGAGTGTTCCAGATAGTTTTACTTCAATTAGTGGCTGTAGATTTCATCCCCGATGTCAATTTGCGAGTTCAAAATGTGTTCTCGAGGAACCACCAATGAAGCAAATAGAGGATACTCATAGGGTTAGATGCTGGAAATATTCAAAAAATTAG